The genomic window CGTGCTCACAGATGCAGATAAATGAAACACCCCACGCCGATTTCTACTGTTTCTTTGCGGCAAACTCATGCGTCAGATTTTTCGGGCGTGAACAGAGCGGCAAATTCGCCGTAGCCCTCCTTTTCAAGGTCCTCCTCGGGGATGAAACGAAGGGCGGCGGAGTTGAGGCAATAACGCAGGCCGGTGGGCGGCGGACCATCGGTGAAAACGTGGCCAAGATGCGAATCACCGTGTTTGCTTCGGACCTCCGTCCGTTTGATAAAGAAGAGCTTGTTGTCTTCCCTCTCGACGATGTTTTCCGGAACGAGAGGTTTGGTGAAGCTTGGCCAACCGGTGTCTGAGTCGAACTTATCGAGCGAGCTGAACAAAGGTTCGCCTGAGACGATATCAACGTAGATGCCGTCGCGCTTATTGTCCCAGTACTCGTTCTTGTACGCCGGTTCGGTCCCTTCATTTTGTGTGACTTCGTACTGGAGCGGTGTCAACCTCTTGCGCAGGGTCGCGTCATCAGGCTTGGTGTATTTCTGCTCCTTTGTCAAGGCAACCTTCTCCGGCTCTTTTCCCCAGATTTTCTCGATGAACTGGTCCCGTCCTGAGCGCCAGCGGTAGTACGTATACTTCAGTTTACTGGTGTCGTAGTAGTCTTGATGATAATCTTCCGCCTTGTAGAAGTTGGTAAACGGGACGATCTCGGTGACAATGGGTTTTTCAAACCTGCCGGAGGCATCGAGCGCGTTCTTTGATTCTTCGGCCTGCCGCTTCTGCTCCTCATTTTCATAAAAGATCACACTGCGATATTGCTCGCCCCGGTCGACAAACTGCCCTCCCGGGTCGGTCGGATCGATATGTTTCCAGAAGACCTCGAGGAGTTGACTATAGTCCGTCTTCGAGGGGTCATAATAAACCCGCACGGTCTCCACATGTCCCGTTGTGCCCGAAGATACTTCTTCGTAGGAAGGATTTTCCTTATGACCGCCTGCGAACCCCGAGATGGCTTCGACCACTCCGGGCGCCTTCTCAAAATCTGCTTCAACGCACCAGAAGCAGCCTCCCGCAAATGTGGCCGTTTGCAGATTGTCCTGGTTGATCCCCTCGTCGCCTTCAACCTGCCGATTAAAAATGCCGAATAGATCCAAGGCAACCGCTCCTGCTATGAGTACCATAACGATTAGGAGAATCTTGGTCTTCATTCTCATAGATATTAACCCCTCCCTTCATACTAATATGAACAACTTTGCATAATCCGGCAAGCAAAAATTGATCATCTTCAGCCATTTTGTGAAGATGGACACGTTATCTGAGGGGCGAGCGGGCGGCTCTGTACCACCGTGCAACGGTGTCGAGGGGGGCGCCAATATAGTAAGCCAATATCACCGCCTGATTAATTATCGTTGTTCGCCATACCCCCAAAGCGAGCCAGCGCCTGGCAGAGGTGGTAATTGGAACAGGAGCAATCACAACGGCGCCACGTTTTCGAAGGCGCCGAACGAAAACGAAATCCTCCATGATCGGCATATCAGGGAACCCGCCCATTGCGCGGAAAAGACTTGTTCTCATGAATAGCGCCTGATCCCCATATGGCATCTGGAGCAGCTTCGAACGCAAATTGGCCGCGCGCTCAATGACGCGAAGGCTGAGGTTTGTGGCGTCTATGGAAAGTAGAAATGCTCCGCCCGCAGTCCGGGGCTCCGCCAGCACTCGGCGGATATGACCGTCAAAACCGTTCGGCAGATGCGTGTCGGCGTGCAGAAACAGGAGAATCTCACCCATCGCGGCGGCAGCTGCGGCATTCTCTTGTTTTGCTCGTCCCCCGGGAGCAACGACAACTTTGACGCCTCGCGATTCAGCTATACCGAGGGTGTTGTCGCTGCTGCCTCCATCGGCGACAATTATCTCTATATTGCGGCCTTTTTTAGCTCTATCGATGGCAGCCGCCAGAGTCGATGCTTCATTGAGCGTAGGGATGACGATTGTAATCCGCTCCGCCTCCAGTTCTTGCCGAGCCCGGCGCTCCTCGGTTTCCCAAACAACGAGGTCCTCCGGATTGTCCACGTCATCCAGTGTGTTTACGAAGCTGATGGAGCATCCGAGCTCCCTTGCGACGTCGAGGGTCTTCCCGATCACTTCGCCTGTTCCCCACGGCAAGCCGGCGAACAGAGCCTTGATCGGGGAGCGTAGCCCAATAAGATAATAGCCGCCGTCGGTCGCCGGCCCAAGAACGACGTCTGTTCCGTCAAGCGCGTCGAAAGCTTCGAACAAGATTTCAGGCGTGATGCCGGGGCAATCAGTGCCAATTAGGACGGCTTGTTCTGCTCCGGCTGCGAACGCTTCCTGAAACGCATTGGCCATCCGCTGCCCGATATCACCTACGTCCTGTCGGCTATAGGAGAAATCACGGCCGAGCCACCGCCTCATGCGGCGCCTGCCGCCGCCATCGTACTGGACCTCTACCAAAATCTGTCGCTCCCGTGCGAATCTTCGCGCGCGTCCAACGACGTGCTCTGTCATTCGGCGCTGCAGTTCCGCGGCGCCCTCAGAACCCAGCGCAGGGGTCAGGCGCGTCTTGGTTTTGCCCGGTTCGGGATAGCGGGTGAAGATAATCAGTCGTTGGCGATAGCCGGCGCCTTTCAACCTGTAAACAACCTCCATCACAGCCGTCTAAACGCAAGCAGCAAGGTGAACATTTTCTTGACGAACGGCGTCAGCCGGGTCCGGTTATACGCATCGGCAATGTGTTTGAACGACTCAGCCTGAGTCGGATACGGGTGAATCACGTTTGCAACAGCCTTCAGCCCCAAATTATTGACCATCGCGAGCGTGATCTCGCTGATCATTTCGCCCGCATGCCGC from Candidatus Abyssobacteria bacterium SURF_5 includes these protein-coding regions:
- the msrB gene encoding peptide-methionine (R)-S-oxide reductase, whose translation is MKTKILLIVMVLIAGAVALDLFGIFNRQVEGDEGINQDNLQTATFAGGCFWCVEADFEKAPGVVEAISGFAGGHKENPSYEEVSSGTTGHVETVRVYYDPSKTDYSQLLEVFWKHIDPTDPGGQFVDRGEQYRSVIFYENEEQKRQAEESKNALDASGRFEKPIVTEIVPFTNFYKAEDYHQDYYDTSKLKYTYYRWRSGRDQFIEKIWGKEPEKVALTKEQKYTKPDDATLRKRLTPLQYEVTQNEGTEPAYKNEYWDNKRDGIYVDIVSGEPLFSSLDKFDSDTGWPSFTKPLVPENIVEREDNKLFFIKRTEVRSKHGDSHLGHVFTDGPPPTGLRYCLNSAALRFIPEEDLEKEGYGEFAALFTPEKSDA
- a CDS encoding glycosyltransferase; translation: MEAERITIVIPTLNEASTLAAAIDRAKKGRNIEIIVADGGSSDNTLGIAESRGVKVVVAPGGRAKQENAAAAAAMGEILLFLHADTHLPNGFDGHIRRVLAEPRTAGGAFLLSIDATNLSLRVIERAANLRSKLLQMPYGDQALFMRTSLFRAMGGFPDMPIMEDFVFVRRLRKRGAVVIAPVPITTSARRWLALGVWRTTIINQAVILAYYIGAPLDTVARWYRAARSPLR